Genomic window (Vidua macroura isolate BioBank_ID:100142 chromosome 3, ASM2450914v1, whole genome shotgun sequence):
atatatttgtaatcCTGCAATTCTTCAGTGTATAACCCTAAACTCCATATAGGGTGTTAGCTACTACTTTcccattttggtcagacaaaacaattcctcccTAGGCCTGGAAATCAAGGACACCTTACTGTCTCAGGCCTGGAGAAATGTAAACAGAAGTGAGTTGGGAAGGAGCAAACTTGGAGTAAATTActacctgaagctgtaattggaagattaacccccaatatgcaaatggaccagacctataaaagaaagaaaacccctGACCTGTCATCCATTTTAggtgtagcccctggggggGCTTTGTCTGCTCAAACTGTACCTAAAAGCCTTCAATAAATATAACAGCTTTTTATCCCCTTAATTTTGTCTGACTTCTGTTTTTAGGTAGTCCCAAGAAGGCATCAGTTTAGATGGTATAATTCCTGAACAACTTTCATTTCTACCTTTCACATCACTCTGTCCCTTTAAAATTTTGTGTGTCCCAAGGTGAGGAAGATATGAATTGTCTTTGGCAATAGACACATATTTTGATAGATGCATATTTTATGCTGTCGTATGAAATGACTATGTTGCTTTGGATACTTTTCCCTGTAAGCCtgtaaaaatgttctttttttttccctgtagccCACAAGACGATCAGCAAGACTGTCAGCTGTAAGTATGTATAGTACCTCCTGGTATATTCTTTTCTAAGCACATATGGTTTCTCAGACCAAACAagttttttacattttgcttgattcaatttttattcttaGCGAGGGGTATTTAAGAACTCTAGCAATGAAGCtatctttgttttcttggtttcaGGTTTTCAGGTTGTTCTGACAAAAGATGTATTTCCCCACTTCAGTGCAAAACTGTCTGTTAGGTGCAGTATtgactttatttcattttgcaggCTGATGTTAGTTGTGGAAATGCAGCTGCTTCtctggaaaggagaaggagctgTGTTTCAAGGACTTCATTTGATGCCACTGCTAGTACTTGGTTTTAGTTCCTCATCTCTGTTAGAATATAGCTgatgggggtttttttaatagtcaCTAGTAATCTCCGTGTTTTACTCCTAGAGTGACCCCCAAATTACTTTCACTTCTAGATGAGTGAACTAATGCAAACAGGTGTGTACAGAGAGCAGGTGCATTTGTGCAGTAAGGTTTTTCAGACCTTTTCTAGATGCATACTATTGAGCAGGAAGTAAGGGAAGGTGTAGGGTGGGGGGGAAGCAGGGTGTGGAGGAGGCTGGCTTCTGGTGGTGTGTCTAACATGTTGTGCaactaaaaatgttttatagaaACCTGCTCCACCAAAACCTGAACCCAAACCAAGGAAAACAACAAAGgtaaatactttctttttagTTACCACCGTTTTAGCCAATAGTAAGCAAGTAtactccttctttttttttttttttttttttttttgaggcatGGGCTTCCCTGccctctctgcagctccctgcccccctccctggaaaaaaaaaaaaccagcaaattagatcattcttttctttctgttccacCCCTTCCTGGCCTCATTACTGGCCCAAAGAAAATGTCTTGCCTGTTTGATATGCAGACCATGTTAGTCTGTAGTGAATTGCTAGTTTAAGAAGAATTTTTACCTTTACTACACCTTTCCTGAAAAGTACAGGCTTGGTTAAGTAAACTCTTCCTGAGACCTAGCAATTTCTACAAAAGCATTTGAGATTACTTTGTATCATTCTGTTTCCTTGTCTAGAGGTGCAGTACTTCATTTTGTACTGAGAAACTCTTATCTGTTCTTgaagcctggctgctgctgagaatGCACAATTATAATTAAAggtgaaattaaatatatttaaattgaatggtttgggttttctggGCCAGTAACAGTCAAATTAAAATCTTATTAGTGTTTGAAATACCTTTTCAGGATTTTTGCATATAAATCATGTACTTCAGAAACCATAGATTTATTTGTGCCTAAGGGGAATGTTGAATAAGAGCAATtgctttattaggaaaaaaaaaccccatgctgGACACTGAGTCTAGCACTCCTCACACTTCCATTTTTCAAGTCCTTTTATTGTCATCTCATTTGGGCAAGTGCCAGGATACAAAGTCCACACGTGAAAGTAAAACTGACTTTAAACACGGTGTGATTTATCATATAAAATTACCAGTAGTCTTGCTGAGTCCATCCTGCTCCCCTCTTAAAAAGAGCATTAATAAAGAAGGGAATGTGATAGCCTTCTGTAGCTTCACAAACCTGTGGGATGAGCTTGGTGTCACAGACCCAGTCTAAGTTGTGTGAGAGACATTTGAAGCTTATTTTGGGTGAGTCAAATCCTTTATGATATTACTATAAGTAACTTTTTgatacagtaattttttttttccaaaccctAATTGGATCAGATCACATTTTAAGGAGTATATTAATCTTGGTCTCCTCAACAGAAAACAGCAAGTGTGTACTCTGAACTTGCTATTAAACAATGAAAGATGGTACAGATTTgagataatttttattgttaaaaGCTTGCATGTTATGAATTTGTAAGTCAACTCGTAGTTTGTTCTTTCATAGGTGAAGAGTTATAACTATGTTCATACTAACTGTAAGCTTCCAAATTAAGCTGCTATGTAATATTGAAGCTGAGGGGTGGAAGGAGTAATTCAGGCTGCTCTGGAACTGGGATTACTGGTGCTCTCTCCTCACTGTCCCACTCCTGTATGGGGATCAGTGTGGAAGGGTAATAAATGAAGAAAGGCAGATATTAATATCCCTGTTCACAGCTACTATTGCCATTTGCATGGAGAATTTGGAGCAAATGATTGCATGAAAGATATCCAGTGTTTATCTGAACTACTTTAAAAACTAAAGTAAAATAGTAAATGCAATACCATTTAAATTTTATCCCATTgcactttaaatatttaaccTATGTCTCTGCTAACCTTTAGATCACAAACATATATAAaggatttataaaaaaatagtaGACTTCAACATAGAAATTAAGAGCAAGTCTCAAAATTAAATTGTGGCTGTTAGAATAATTCCTTTTGATAAATCCTTTGCTTTGTGTTGCTGCAGATGGACTTTATCAGTTTGCCTCCCTAGTGTGTTGGCTAGTTCTTTCATTGACATGGAATGACCATCACAGATGTTATCAAAGTAACAGAAGGCCAGCCAATAAAAAcccttaatttttaaaatctaatttaatattttatattaattgaaAGTGTAGTGCTGTAGCTACACTAACAGTGTGGTGTTTGTGTTTGGCTGAATAAGCTTTCAGTATACTGTAATTGTGTTTGTTCATACATATATCCTGTATATACTTCATAGGACAGCTCTACCAAAGTAGTCTGGCAGGGTTTTGTATCCCtgaaaaaatcagcagaaaaactAAAGTAGACACCACCATTTTCTAGAAATGTTGAGTCTGTGTGTAACTTACGTGGGTTTACGGTTTCCAGGTAGCCTTTAGATGGTGTTCTGTTTCAGTCCAGCACATGGAGCTTGCCAAGACTTGCTGTTTTGTTCATGTGAAAGTTGTTTTGATAAAGATGCAGGGTTCTGGCTACTCATACAACATCTATGGCCATGTTTTTAATCTTCTGTCAGAAGGAACCTGGAACAAAGGCCAGCAAAGGTGCTAAAGGGAAGAAGGATGAAAAGCAAGAAGCTGCAAAGGAAGGTACTACACCATCTGAAAATGGtgaaaataaagctgaagaGGTACTTTGCACACATACCTCCTGCTGATTGAATCAGTGTTTCTTAATTATTCAGCCTTTCAGACATTGTTAGCATGTtcataatgtttctttttattgccCATAATGTTATTGCAGATTCGCATCTCGCTCAACTGTTAGTGTTTCAACATCCAGAGGTGCCCCACCCAGCACACTGTCAGTAAAAGGGCAGATTGAAAGAGTGAAAGTTAAGGGTGCGCTAGAGCATTCAGCATGTGTGCAGTGGATAGGAACAGGTGGTAGTGTGGTGCTTTTCAGTGTGAACCATGGAAGCTGACAGGTAAGGCTTGTATTGCTTTTGAAAAGCTGGGACCTGTGAGTTGAGAAAAGTGTGTGACTGGAACTGTTCCGGTTGTATAGATGTCCTGTGGACACAGGTTTGGAGCTGCTGCAAGTAAGAAATCTAAGGAGTAAGGATAGCTTGGGTATTTAGGTACCTAATAGCATTTCACTATAGtaattgaatttcttttttttttttttcttcacaggcTCAGAAAACTGAATCTGTAGGTGACAAGAATGAATGAAATACCATGAAAATTTTGGGTTGATTTTATGTACCTCTTGGACaacttttaaaagatatttttatcaaGTATTTTgtaaatgctaatttttttagGACTATGATAGTTGACATATTAAACTGTATATGAACATTTCCCTTCTCATAACAGTGCTTTTAGAAATTCCCATTGTTGCCAAGTAATATAAATATCAACTTAATATTGCAAGGTATGTGTAAAATTGGATCAGCATTCCATACACTTGCTTTAAGAAATTATGTTTTGTGCATATGGTGATGTTTTTACTGTGtgtatttgaatttttcatGCAGTTTTTCTAGAGCAATAATCAGTGGTGCTTTTGTACTTAGGTTTTATGTGATTTTAATGAAACATGGATAGATGTGGCCACCTGCTGACTATTTTGGGTTCTTTTAATGGATTGAAATAAAAGGTCTCCTTGCCTGCAAAACTAAAGACTCCTAATGTTTTCTCTAAATCTGAGGAATGCCATACTCACATCTTTGACTTTACAAGGCAGACTACATGATTTAGTATGAGTTGTTTTGCATGCGGTGCGTTTGCTTTTTTTTGGCTGGTATCTGATTAAAAACTACccacacaggagcagcaaatTGGGATTTTCAGTGGCCTACAATTTAGGGGATTTACAGATAAATTCTTCATAGATGCATTCATCAGATACACTGTCACAGGGTGAGTAGAGTTGCCACACTCTGACAGGATATTGTGTCTTCAATGAGCTATCAGTACAGAACAAATTGCTTGATTGATAGAGACgtacattaatttaaaagtagCTTTGTTTCTCCCCACTCTCTTTTCATTAATGTGCACTGTAGTCTATGGAAACCTTTCTTTCTATCTGTAGCCtcaaatttaatataaatagtAATTACTGTTCTTCAGCTGAGGACAGTTGTTAATACATTGAAATTGCTGTTAAACAGTGCTATATATTTGGTACCTGGTGGAAGTGGAACAATGAAAGTTGGTTTTGAGGTGATTGTGGTGATGTGGTAGATTAGCCAATGATTTTTCAGTGTCCATGTTCCAACTCTGCAGCTCACTCTAAGTAccttttatgatttttctccttctcttttctctagGGGTCCTGGTGTTTCTATTGTTACTTCTGGGATGGGAGGGGTGAAAGAAAAGATGTTCCCTGTTCTTCAGTAACATTGATTTGTATTGCTCAAGTGGTAGCCATTATGTCTGAGGATACCTTTTGCTTGTTTGagtcaataaataaataactgttGCCTGATCTAGCGTTCTATTTATTCTTTGGGAAGAAGTCTCTAGTtgcctttttaaattaaaaccaaaaagaagCCAAGCATATCTACACTTGAAAATTGAAGCTTGATTGCCAAAACTCTCTCTGCTAGCTAGAATAGGAGTTAAGACCTGCATTGATATAAATGTCACTTACACTTTTATGATAGGCTTGCTACACCCACAGAAGAGGAGGCTGTTCTCTGCAGCATGAACTTAGTTTTGTTAGAAAATTTAAATCAATGCTCTGCTTTTGGTGATGGAAGGCAGAGGGCTATAACAGAAACTGTAGACAATGAGAACAGAAGTCCTTACTGTTACCCAGTGATACGTGTTTGGTAATCCTGCACACTACTTCTGATTTGCTTTCTGATGGACCCTGTTGAAAGTCGGTTAGAAATTATGGCTGTGGGAAGTTGAACCATCTGAACtctttcacagaatcatcaaaGTGCTATTTGTAAGCATTTTTTCAGTTTATGAGTCTCttgttcctctgtgtgtgtatatatactcTGATTATTTTGTGTGGATCACCAAGAGATTAATTGCCTAATCCTATCTAGACACTTGAAGCTCTTGAAATGACCCTTTTAACTTAGATTTTAACTTAGGCATGAGCATCAGAAGACACTTCTCTGGACAGGCTTATTTAATGAGCACTCTTTTAATAAATGGTTAAAAGGTGGGCAAAAGTTGGGTCCTCAAACTAATTGCACAATATCTTGACCTAGTAATTTTGGCATTAAATACTTCTGTTGTCCCAACTGGATTAGGAGATTCAGCACAGTGCCAGAATTCCATTGGAAGCACTTTACAAAAGATACACTTGGCTAAAGTGCAGTGAAACACACTACCCTGCTGATTCACttaacatttctgatttttcaaaagTGCTTTGCAAATGTCATGCTTACCTATATTTCTTCTCTACGTGTCAAATTCTCAGAGAAATCTTCAAGGCACTGTATCAAGTTCTagaacatgttttttaaaattagaatggTCACACATTCAGACATATGTAGCAAGAGTCTTCGTGGGCAGGTGGTGATCTGCAGACCACCTTCAGGAAGTATGTaagtattttagttttgaagTGGCAGTTGGAAGTGCCAGGTGTCACATCTCTGCCATAAGGAAATTTGTATCATCAGTATTTAATGACTGACTGCTTCACACTTGAACACAAGGTTTTGAGGGATCCCTGAAAGCAGTATTTGTCCTTTGTGGGATGTAACAGATGGGTAATTcaagatacattaaaaaaaaattgtgaggGTGTCCAAGTTTCAGCCAAGGACAGGGTTAATGTTTTGCAGTAGCTGTGAgggggcagagcctggagctctgTGGGCAGGTCCAAGACCCAAATGTTATTCAACACCATCTTACCTCATGGCCAgggtcccagggctggggagaagggacTCTGTCTCCTCCAAGGAGAAGCATCTTCCTTTCCAGTGTGGGCTTAGGGTTCATCCCTCATTGTTTAGTTATCTCGGGCTTGGTGAGCATTTTGTGTGTAAACACCCATTCTGTGTACACTTGTGTCATTAGTATTGTTGCTGTTCTTTTCTTATCtcactgctgtttccagtaGGCTCTTATCTCAACCTGTGATTTTaaccttttgtgcctccaatttTCAACTCCATCCCTGGTGTGGGATGGATGAGGGGAATTGAGGAGAGTGAGCAAGTGGCATCAAGCTTGGGACAGCCTCAGTGGGGGCACTGAATTGGGGAGGACCATTCCTAAACCACGACAGAAGGACAGAcagttttttaagtttaaaggAGGCAAATGTGTCAGAAACAAGACAATTCCCCTTGGTTGTCACTTTCCACTATTGCCTTATCACTGACTGACCTTGGGCTAACTGCATATGTCAGCACAAGGTTACACTTGGTATTTTGTCTGTTCAATGGCAAAGGCAGCTTTTTCTGAACTGCAGATAAGATGCAACCAATTAACAGAAATCCTAATGGAAAATTAACCCTTGTGCTaaacagcagtgaaaattaAGTTTCGTTGCATCTTGCTTAACCCTTAAAAGTTTGACAGTTATTTGGTCTGTTCTtaactgcaaaaagaaaaaacagggaaagagaaaaggactagcaagaaaataaagatcACTTATCAGAACAAATAACATGCAAGCTAAAATTCTAGTGGAATTGGGAAAAACAATAATTTAGCCCACAATGTCCGTTTATATAAAATAAGACAGTAAACTTCTGTATGTGAATTAAAGCACTAAATATACAGGAGACTGTGTATAAACAACTCCAGTATAGCAAGAACTCTGTCATCACCCTCCTGGCTCAAGGTTTATCTTTCTTGTATTTATAGGAAAACATGAAGAATACTTTCAGTGTTAGTTAGATTGCTGCATACATAATGGTAAGGAGAGCCAATAGAATGTTCAGTGCAGTTATTTTTAGTAAAACAAGGTTTTTCTACTCCTGTTCTCTATAATATACatatttcttgctttgttttaaaactggTAAGGCCTAGCTATAGCCAGATTGGCTTGCCAAATTGTCAGCAACTGCTTTCTAGAATGTCTGGTTCTGCATTTATAATAGATGAGGATGAAATAGTTAATGGTTTTCCCATTGAAAATGGACAGTATAAGAAATAAACTGTTTTGATACATTATGCCCTTTGTGATGACAAGGGCTAACAGGTGTTTGACTAATACAGCAAAATACCCTCACAATCATCTTCAAAGTGCCTATAAATGAGTTCTGGTGAAAACTGACTTAACTAACACTAGATTTTAACTTTGTCTATTGATACTAATCATAATATGAGTGGAAAATCATATTTGCATACCTGCTATGATAAGGATAAAGCTAGTAATTCAAATTCATGCTCAAAAGATAAACCTGATTGTGTGAGGCCATTGTGCTTAGTTTTAGTACTGCATTTATGTCACGGTAGTATAACTTGTAGGAATTGTTTTATCACTGTTTCCATTCtcattcagaaataaatttcagacTTGAAGCCcataaaaactgaatttatacTGGACAATTTCAGGTACTAAGCTGTTTGATATGAATCTTCCAATAATGAACAATTTAATGGAGAGCAATATAATTTAAGATGACAATGCAGTGACTGGAAAGAGTGATCTTGTCAAAGTCCTCAGCCTATTTCTGAAATGGCTATAAAATATTACTGTAGTTCCTTGCAAAATAAAGGTTGTAGAACAAGAACTTTTGCCCCATTGTAGGGCAAAGCTGGAAGGCCATTCTAAGCTTTCTTTAgattagtaataataataataataataataataataataataataataataaatctgATTTCTAAAAACCAAACCCCTCCTAGTTTCTGatgtcatatatatatatatatatatatatatatatgtttatatatatatgtcaaGCATATTCTGAAAGAAGTTGGAAGATGTGAACTCTTAAAGGGGTTCACAACTATTGGAGACAGAATGTGATGTATGTCAGGTGCATCTAGAATAACTGAGTAAGAAAGGAGTATAAGTAGAGGAgaatttctgtgattcttttcATTGTCATCTTACAGATGGCTGCAGGTTATTTGCAAGAGGGAGGAGTGCTGctactgcagcagctgggggccATCCCAGGATGAGCTTGGGAGAAAGTTCCCTGGTGGCTGAATGCAGGAGCAGTGTGTGAATTCTCTGCAGTGATTGCACAGCAGCGATGCTTGTGGAAGACAGTCTGGGTGGGTGGGGGcagggggcagggctgggaagggcaggagggggaAAGTAGTCTGATCCTGTAGTCTGGGTGGGTGGGTGTGGAGGAAGATATCTTGTACAACATGGGAGAAACGTTTTTCTAGGGACAGGAGCAagagagaaacagcaaaatttttGCATGTGCAAGCAAGCCTTGAATGTCactagatttatttttccccctcgGGTCCTTTATCAACAATCCAGGTACTGAGGGCacagtgcttttgttttgttccctCTGGGATACATTCCTGGTAAAGCTTGTAAttgtaggggtttttttcctacttcctTGAAGGCATTTTTGCACTTACATATCATTTGTGTATCAGTGCCAAATCTCCACCTGCAGGATAACTACTGGTTGTGTTGATGAACTTCTGGAGTCTTTCAGGAAGCTTTACCTTCTTTACCCCCAAGGGAACTAGGTGAGTAAAGGTTTAAATATATGGTAAATCTGAGCATCAAGAGGCTACTGGGGAGTCTGCTGTCCACCTCAGTGACAATAGATACCAGACTTCGAGGTGAGATGGAAGAGAGAGAGCCAGGAGAAGGCCAGGTGAGCATAACACCTCTACTACTGTTTTGAGACTTCTTTATAGTAGCCATACATAAAATGAGGGTTGCTTGGCCTCAGCAGCCAGGGGGAGGTGGGGGCCTTGGATTCACAAGGTGTGTGCAGTGGTAGTTCATCAAAGGGAACAATGCGACTTGTGCAGGTTGTTCTGATGTGGAGTAGCACAGAAACTCCCAAATAATTGCATAAGGATAGATTTGGTCGTGACATTTTTGGCAGCTGGTTGTCTTATATGACTATGATGAATCAGAAAGTTGAcaatagttatttaaaaatagtgaCTGTGGATAGTGTTTTCAGGAATTAATGACAAGAGATGGCTAGTGCTCTGCTGTTACACATACTATTAGGACTATGGGAAGTGTATGAAATTGGTTTTAAATATTGAGCTGCAAATGCCAATTACGGTAGCAGTTGAATATAATTGTGAAGACATcccaaaaaaccagcaaaaaataaaattgtatttccaAATAGATGTCACCTTCAGTGATGAAACTGCAAGGTGAATCACTGCCACACAGGTTGTAAGCAACTGATGTTAAAGCACTGTCTTTGGCTCTGTCGAGCCACTGTCCCATTCGCACTTGAACAATCACAGGGGTgtcttaacttttttttaaatgctgtctCCTTTAAGTGAAAACTACAATAATGCTCCTCATCTGGTGTATGCTTCAGCATTAGCATTGGATTAATCCTTTCATGGTGGGGTGGTGTTTTAGGTTTATGGATCCTACAACGCATTAGGTAATATACAGAAAGAAGCCAGCAGCACAAATATTGCATTCTTACAAATTTCAATGACCAATTCAGTTCATCACTTATAAAACTAGACTTGGTTTGTACCAAGCATGGAAAATACTGGCTGTCCCTTTATTCATGAAGCAATTAGACAAAGCACTTGGTATCATATATCTCTTAACAACAGTGCATCTGGCATGATTAGTAGATCTTAGTAGCTTATATTATTGTTGGACCATGAAAAAAGGACTCAGTTATATATTACTTCTTACAGAAAGGGGTGTTCCACTTTCCCCCCCATAGTCATATTTTCACCAGATAACAAGCCAGTGGCAAGAAGCTTTATGGCCAAACACTGAGGATTCTTTTCAGTGCTTTCCATGCCCTGGTCTTCCTGTTCCCAGTAAGGTCTGACAGTCTTTGACAAATTAGAGGATTGGGCAATCACCCAACTGTATGAAGTCTAGCAAAGGCAAGTGCTGGATTTGTACCTGGGATGGGACAATCCTGAATGTACTGACAGAACAGGTAATGGGATactggaaagcagtgccatggaaagggacctgggtgtcctggggagcatcaggcccagcatcaccagctgggcaagggagggcattgtcctgctctgctctgcactggggcagcctcacctcgagtgctgggggcagctttgggcaCCACAATGTAAGAGAGACATTGAACTGTTAGAGAGTGAccaaaggagggcaacagggatggtgaagggccttgaggggaagctgtgtgaggagcagctgagggcactgggtctgttcagcctagaggagactgaggggagacctcactgcagttacagcttccttgtgaggggaagaggaggggcaggcactgatctctgctctctggtgacagtgacaggaccaagggaatggcctgaatttatgtcagggaaggtttaggttggataataggaaattttttttcacctagagggtggttgggcattggaatgggctccccaggaaagtggtcacagcaccagcctgacagcGTTCAAGGaatgtttggacaatgctctcaggcacatgatgtGATATTTGAGGCTGACCTATGCAGCGCCAGGAGTTGGATTTTGATGGTCCTTgctggtcccttccaactcaagatattccatgattctaagaT
Coding sequences:
- the HMGN3 gene encoding high mobility group nucleosome-binding domain-containing protein 3 isoform X2, with the translated sequence MPKRKSPEGAEGKDAAKVTKQEPTRRSARLSAKPAPPKPEPKPRKTTKKEPGTKASKGAKGKKDEKQEAAKEGTTPSENGENKAEEIRISLNC
- the HMGN3 gene encoding high mobility group nucleosome-binding domain-containing protein 3 isoform X1, whose amino-acid sequence is MPKRKSPEGAEGKDAAKVTKQEPTRRSARLSAKPAPPKPEPKPRKTTKKEPGTKASKGAKGKKDEKQEAAKEGTTPSENGENKAEEAQKTESVGDKNE